The following nucleotide sequence is from Pseudonocardia abyssalis.
CTCGACGCGCTCCGGCGACCCCTCCGGCAACAGCACGTCGGCCGCGCCGAGGACCCACGTGCCCTGCCCCTCGAACGTCGCGCCGCCCCACTTGCGCGCGGAGGAGAACGGGACGGTCCCGGTGACCGTCCAGCCCGGGTCGGGGCAGCCCTCGACGACCGCGGCGAGGCTCGCGTTGGGGCGCGGATCGGCGGCTCCGAGCGCTCCGAGCGCCGCGCGCACGTCGGCGTCGTCGGGACGGACCTCCGACAGGCGCATCCCGTTCTCGGTGAGCGTGCCGGTCTTGTCGGCGCAGACGACGTCGACGCGCGCGAGCCCCTCGATCGCCGGGAGCTCCTGCACCAGGCACTGCCGCGCGCCGAGCCGCACCACACCGACCGCGAACGCGATGCTGGTGAGCAGCACCAGCCCCTCGGGCACCATCGGCACGAGCGCGGCGACCATGCCGCGCAGTGCGTCGTCGACGTCGCCGCCCGCCGTGCGGAACTGGCTCCAGATGATCAGTGCGGCCGCCGGGACGAGGAGCCAGGTGATCACCCGCAGGATCGTGTTGATCCCGTCGCGCAGCTCGGAGCCGACGAGGGTGAACCGGCTGGCCTCCTCCGCGAGCTGCGCGGCGTAGGCCTCGCGGCCGACCTTCGTGGCCCGCTGCGCCCCACCGCCGACGGTGACGAAGCTGCCGGACAGCAGGGGGTCGCCGACCTCCTTGTGCACGGCGTCGGACTCGCCCGTGAGCAGCGACTCGTCGACCTCCATGCCCTCGGCGGCGAGCACCACCCCGTCGACGACGATCTTGTCGCCCGGACCGAGGTCGATGACGTCGTCGAGCACCACCCCGTTCGGGGCGAGCTCGACGATCTCGCCGTCGCGGCGCACCCGCGGCCGGGCCTCGCCCACGATCGCGAGCCGCTCCAGCGTCCGCTTCGCCCGCAGTTCCTGCACGATCCCGATCAGCGTGTTGATGATGATCACGAACCCGAACAGGCCGTCCTGGATCGGGCCGATCACCAGGATGATCGCGAACAGCACGCCGACGATGGCGTTGAAGCGGGTCAGGACGTTGGCGCGGATGATCTCGGTGACGCTGCGGCCGGCCCGCGACGGCACGTCGTTGGTCTGCCCCGCGGCGACTCGTTCGGCGACCTGCGCCGCGGTGAGGCCGTGCAGGACGTCGGGCTCGGCAACCGTCACGTCAGCGGAGCCTACGCAGGACGGGGGCGGCGCCGAATCGGACATTCGGCCGAGGGATCAGTGCTGGTCGAGGGCGCGGGCACCGAGCTGCGTGGTGAGCAGCTCGATCGCCGCCTCCTCGGGGTCGCGACGCTCGGCGGCAGGAGTGGACGGCACCGCCGCGGCCTCCGCGATCATCGACTCCTCGTCGTCGGGCGGGGCGTCCTCGGGCGGCGGTTCGGGCGGCAGCGGCGTGCCGTCCTCGGGGGCCGTGGACCGCCGTACGGGCGGCGGGCGGCGCGGCGGCGGCGCGGCGGGCGGGGTGGGACCGGTGCCGCGCGGGGCGGATGCCGCCGGGGTGCCGCCGTCGCCGTGCTCGCAGCGCACCCGCCAGCTCACCCCGAGCACCGCGTGCAGGGACTCGGCGATGACGTCGGTGTTGCTCTGCTCCGAGAGCAGCCGCGCCAACGGGGCCGTGCCGATGCTGAGCACGAGGGTGTCGTTCTCCACGGCCCGGACCGTGGCGCTGACCAGCAGGGCCGCGGTGCGCTTCTTGCGCTCCTTGGCCGCCGAGAGGATCTCCGGCCACACGCGGCGCACCGCGGCGGCGTCGAGCCCGGACGTGGGCGGCCGCGCGGGTTCCGGCGGCACGGCCGGTTCCGGGGCGGACGCTTTCGGGGCGGCCGGTTCCGGGGCAGGCACGTCCGGAGCGGGCGCCTGCGGTGGGGCGGTGCGCAGCCGGGCTGCGGTCTCCGAACGGGGCTGGTCCGAACGCGATGGAGCGACCGGCTCGCGAACGGCCGCAGGCTCCGGGTCGACGGCGGCAGCGACCCGGTCGGATGCTGCGGGCTCCGCGCCGGCCTCGGCGGCGGGGTGGGCGGTGACGTCGGCACGTGGCGGCACGGGCTCCCGGGCCGGCGCGTCGGAGGCGGGCGGAGTGGCCGGCGTGTCGACGGCGGGAGCACGGCCCGCGGCGGCCGGCGCGGCCTCGCTCGCCCGCCGGAAGGTGCGGCCCGACGCCGACCCGGTCCCGTCGGCGGGCGCCTCGACCCCGGACGTGGCGGCGATGTCGGATCGCCGCTCCAACCGCTCGAGGCGCTCCAGCATCCCCGGCTCGGCGGTGCTGGCGGCGGGCAGCAGCATCCGCGCGCACAGCAGTTCGAGCAGCAGCCGGGGCGCGGTGGCGCCGCGCATGTCGGTGAGGCCGGTGTGCACGATCTCGCCGTAGCGGGCCAGCGTGGCCGGGCCGATCCGGTCGGCCTGCTCGACCATCCGCGCCACCTCGTCGGCCGCAGCCTCCACCAGCCCGCGCTCCGCGGCGTCGGGGACGGCCTGCAGGAGGGTGACGTCGCGCAGCCGCTGCAGCAGGTCGGAGGCGAAGCGGCGGGGGTCGTGACCGGCCTCGACGAGGCGGTCGACGGTCTCGAAGACGACCGGCCGGTCACCCGCCGCGAGCGCG
It contains:
- a CDS encoding DNA polymerase III subunit gamma and tau; translation: MALALYRKYRPATFAEVVGQEHVTEPLSTALAAGRINHAYLFSGPRGCGKTSSARILARSLNCVQGPTPDPCGVCASCIALAPGGPGNIDVTELDAASHGGVDDTRELRDRAFFAPAESRYRVFIVDEAHMITTQGFNALLKIVEEPPEHLVFVFATTEPDKVLPTIRSRTHHYPFRLIPPGTLRRLMEGICADEGAVVAPAVYPLVIRAGGGSARDSLSVLDQLLAGAGSEGVTYDRAVALLGVTDVALIDDMVDALAAGDRPVVFETVDRLVEAGHDPRRFASDLLQRLRDVTLLQAVPDAAERGLVEAAADEVARMVEQADRIGPATLARYGEIVHTGLTDMRGATAPRLLLELLCARMLLPAASTAEPGMLERLERLERRSDIAATSGVEAPADGTGSASGRTFRRASEAAPAAAGRAPAVDTPATPPASDAPAREPVPPRADVTAHPAAEAGAEPAASDRVAAAVDPEPAAVREPVAPSRSDQPRSETAARLRTAPPQAPAPDVPAPEPAAPKASAPEPAVPPEPARPPTSGLDAAAVRRVWPEILSAAKERKKRTAALLVSATVRAVENDTLVLSIGTAPLARLLSEQSNTDVIAESLHAVLGVSWRVRCEHGDGGTPAASAPRGTGPTPPAAPPPRRPPPVRRSTAPEDGTPLPPEPPPEDAPPDDEESMIAEAAAVPSTPAAERRDPEEAAIELLTTQLGARALDQH
- a CDS encoding HAD-IC family P-type ATPase; translated protein: MSDSAPPPSCVGSADVTVAEPDVLHGLTAAQVAERVAAGQTNDVPSRAGRSVTEIIRANVLTRFNAIVGVLFAIILVIGPIQDGLFGFVIIINTLIGIVQELRAKRTLERLAIVGEARPRVRRDGEIVELAPNGVVLDDVIDLGPGDKIVVDGVVLAAEGMEVDESLLTGESDAVHKEVGDPLLSGSFVTVGGGAQRATKVGREAYAAQLAEEASRFTLVGSELRDGINTILRVITWLLVPAAALIIWSQFRTAGGDVDDALRGMVAALVPMVPEGLVLLTSIAFAVGVVRLGARQCLVQELPAIEGLARVDVVCADKTGTLTENGMRLSEVRPDDADVRAALGALGAADPRPNASLAAVVEGCPDPGWTVTGTVPFSSARKWGGATFEGQGTWVLGAADVLLPEGSPERVEAERIGATGLRVLLLGRRPEPDGPVDPSALVVLEQRVRPEAAGTLAYFAEQDVEVKVISGDNALSVGAVAVSLDLPRADAPVDARTLTDADLSDRLEAGTVFGRVTPAQKREMVGALQQRGHTVAMTGDGVNDVLALKDADIGVAMGSGSPATRAVAQIVLLDDSFATLPYVVAEGRRVIGNIERVSNLFLTKTVYSVFLAIAIGALGVPYPFLPRHLTLIGSLTIGIPAFFLALAPNAERARTGFVRRVLRLSVPSGIVAGLVTFVTYLLVRGDTGATEVQHSTAAVLALFVVATWVLVVVARPFVWWKVVMIGFTIAAFCYALFLPIFFGQGFWDLDPGHTPTMLTGLAVAAVGVLAIEIVARVVYRRAT